From the genome of Sulfurovum sp. NBC37-1, one region includes:
- the coaBC gene encoding bifunctional phosphopantothenoylcysteine decarboxylase/phosphopantothenate--cysteine ligase CoaBC, producing the protein MQINLNKKSILLGVTGSISAYKACDLARLFVKAGAQVHVMMSPSAERFVSALTFEALTRNPVLTESSESWSSELNHIEIGKKCDVFIVAPATANSLNKLSKGIADNILLQTALAYAGPMLVAPAANTQMLKNHYTAGSLKMLAVNDYTIIEPQKKQLACGDVGSGALADPQEIFFETAKALFKEPFWDDRRIVVTGGGTREKIDEVRYLSNYSSGKMAEALCLALYLKGADICYITTTGNENLPQSIYTIEVESAKEMLDYTQDAVRVAKKGKMSKASMNTSEPVHLIQKEPYLFMAAAVADYTPKFPQNGKLKKSMLGEMWTLELVQTEDILSSLRKDGIKTIAFKAEMDAQNGLDNARKLLDEKEVDAVCYNLLVGAESFGTEDNEIIYISKEGDTPLGRADKLTLSEKILEEAKALCNA; encoded by the coding sequence ATGCAGATCAATCTCAACAAAAAATCCATACTTCTCGGTGTGACAGGAAGCATTTCGGCCTACAAGGCCTGTGACCTTGCCAGACTTTTCGTCAAGGCGGGTGCCCAGGTACACGTGATGATGAGTCCGAGTGCCGAGCGTTTTGTCTCGGCCCTGACCTTTGAAGCCCTGACACGAAATCCGGTGCTGACAGAAAGTTCTGAGAGCTGGAGTTCGGAACTCAATCATATCGAAATCGGCAAGAAGTGTGATGTCTTTATCGTAGCCCCCGCCACAGCCAACAGTCTCAATAAACTAAGTAAAGGCATTGCCGACAACATCCTGCTGCAAACAGCCCTTGCCTATGCCGGCCCCATGCTCGTCGCTCCGGCCGCCAATACCCAGATGCTTAAGAACCACTATACTGCCGGCTCACTTAAGATGCTTGCAGTAAACGACTATACAATCATCGAGCCCCAGAAAAAACAGCTTGCCTGCGGCGATGTGGGAAGCGGTGCACTGGCAGACCCGCAGGAGATCTTCTTTGAAACGGCCAAAGCCCTTTTCAAAGAACCTTTCTGGGATGACAGACGCATAGTGGTGACCGGTGGCGGGACCAGAGAGAAGATCGATGAAGTGCGCTACCTTTCCAACTACTCTTCGGGGAAAATGGCAGAGGCGCTCTGTCTTGCCCTCTATCTTAAAGGTGCGGATATCTGCTACATCACGACCACCGGTAACGAGAACCTGCCGCAAAGTATCTACACAATCGAAGTAGAAAGTGCCAAAGAGATGCTCGACTATACACAGGATGCGGTACGCGTTGCCAAGAAAGGCAAGATGAGCAAGGCGAGTATGAACACGAGCGAACCTGTGCACCTCATTCAGAAAGAGCCTTATCTCTTCATGGCAGCTGCTGTAGCAGACTATACACCGAAATTCCCGCAGAATGGAAAATTGAAAAAGAGTATGCTCGGAGAGATGTGGACGCTTGAACTCGTTCAGACAGAGGATATCCTCTCTTCACTTCGTAAAGACGGGATCAAGACCATCGCCTTTAAAGCAGAAATGGACGCACAGAACGGCCTCGATAATGCCAGAAAACTTCTGGATGAAAAAGAGGTCGATGCGGTTTGCTACAACCTCCTGGTAGGTGCGGAAAGCTTCGGTACTGAGGACAATGAAATCATCTACATAAGTAAAGAAGGTGATACCCCACTTGGAAGAGCGGATAAACTGACACTCTCTGAGAAGATCCTGGAAGAAGCCAAGGCACTGTGCAATGCCTAA
- a CDS encoding type IV pili methyl-accepting chemotaxis transducer N-terminal domain-containing protein, with translation MKNVWIKNISMAAAAVLVFSGNVYAVQTTEAPAATTKKTAIADVVQLIDIAGKQRMLSQRIAKDYLYVGKKIAVSKASKQQKKSIEEMIAAHKVLVDSINDPEIQNLLSFVELSIEDFKTTANEPFNLDNAQLIIDLSESMLEGSQYVVNSLKEKVKVKESAIVGKSGKQRMLAQRIAKYYIAYQAGIKDKNTVDQMKAAVAEFSEAHKALMKNQANTPEINRKLHEVDRLWKIVYKFYLNIEKGGLPLIVFNTTDDITKKMNTITAMYVELYK, from the coding sequence ATGAAAAATGTATGGATAAAAAATATAAGTATGGCGGCGGCAGCGGTTTTAGTGTTCTCCGGAAATGTCTATGCTGTTCAGACAACAGAGGCACCGGCTGCAACAACGAAAAAAACGGCCATTGCCGATGTGGTCCAACTGATCGATATCGCAGGGAAGCAGCGTATGCTTTCCCAGAGGATAGCGAAGGATTATTTGTATGTCGGGAAAAAGATAGCCGTATCGAAAGCAAGCAAACAGCAGAAGAAGTCTATTGAAGAGATGATTGCTGCACACAAAGTACTGGTAGATTCCATCAATGATCCGGAGATTCAAAATCTGCTCTCTTTCGTTGAACTCAGTATCGAAGACTTTAAGACAACAGCAAACGAACCGTTCAATCTTGATAATGCCCAGCTGATCATCGACTTGAGCGAGTCTATGCTTGAGGGAAGCCAGTATGTCGTTAACTCTCTTAAAGAGAAAGTGAAAGTGAAAGAATCCGCTATTGTCGGAAAGTCCGGTAAGCAGAGAATGCTTGCTCAACGTATCGCAAAATACTATATCGCTTATCAGGCAGGGATCAAAGACAAAAATACGGTTGATCAAATGAAAGCAGCTGTTGCCGAATTTTCGGAAGCGCACAAGGCATTAATGAAAAATCAGGCAAATACCCCGGAGATAAATAGGAAACTTCATGAAGTAGACAGACTGTGGAAAATCGTCTATAAATTCTATCTTAACATAGAAAAAGGCGGACTGCCTCTGATTGTTTTCAATACGACAGATGATATTACAAAGAAAATGAATACGATCACGGCAATGTATGTTGAACTTTATAAGTAA
- a CDS encoding LptF/LptG family permease, whose translation MVNVKGYISSNFTKAFLTIFIPFFLIISLVYLVKISSLTAQIQINFLELLLLYSYSLPNIIFYTIPLSFIAAVTNTLMKLSQDNELIALYALGLKAKKVLRSILLLGILFSVLLSTLSFLGIPISKQLYNAFKEKKKTEATLNIIPGKLGQKFGDYYIYVKEKDEKSKLFHDMVIYNRTKKDAEQFFSSKQGQLNRDKLVASLLLKEGYGYTYTKNKLQQAKYKSLEVFDSKQKYRFHFQDIVSYWALIKTDKHRMGRALFYLFVSLIPILSVYLVAAFAMINPRYQANYSFIIIFSITLSLYLIASSLEKWGDIPALILTAIVIFIFGRVIFEKRVARYF comes from the coding sequence ATGGTTAATGTCAAAGGGTATATCTCGTCAAATTTCACGAAAGCATTTTTGACCATTTTTATACCCTTTTTCCTAATCATATCACTTGTATATCTGGTCAAGATCTCCTCTTTGACCGCACAGATACAGATAAATTTTCTGGAATTGTTGCTGCTATACAGTTACTCCCTGCCCAATATCATTTTCTATACCATTCCCCTCTCTTTCATCGCTGCAGTGACCAACACACTGATGAAACTTTCACAGGACAATGAGCTCATCGCACTCTATGCACTGGGCCTCAAAGCCAAGAAGGTACTTCGGAGCATACTGCTGCTTGGTATTCTATTTTCTGTTCTTCTCTCTACTCTCTCCTTTCTGGGCATTCCGATAAGCAAACAGCTTTACAATGCATTTAAAGAGAAGAAAAAAACTGAAGCAACACTCAACATCATTCCGGGCAAACTTGGACAGAAGTTTGGTGACTATTACATCTATGTCAAAGAGAAAGATGAGAAGAGCAAACTTTTCCATGACATGGTCATCTATAACCGGACCAAGAAAGATGCAGAGCAGTTCTTTTCCTCGAAGCAGGGACAGCTCAATCGGGACAAACTGGTCGCATCTCTTCTTCTGAAGGAGGGGTATGGCTACACTTATACCAAAAACAAGCTCCAGCAGGCAAAATACAAATCTCTGGAAGTCTTTGATAGCAAACAGAAATACCGTTTCCATTTTCAAGATATTGTTTCTTACTGGGCTCTGATCAAAACAGACAAACATAGAATGGGAAGGGCACTTTTTTACCTCTTTGTCAGCCTGATCCCGATCCTCTCTGTCTACCTTGTAGCCGCTTTTGCCATGATCAACCCACGCTATCAAGCCAACTATTCTTTTATTATCATCTTTTCTATCACGCTGTCTCTCTACCTCATCGCTTCTTCTCTGGAAAAGTGGGGGGATATCCCTGCACTCATCCTTACAGCCATCGTTATCTTCATATTTGGCAGAGTTATATTTGAGAAGCGTGTAGCAAGGTATTTTTAA
- a CDS encoding type IV pili methyl-accepting chemotaxis transducer N-terminal domain-containing protein, whose translation MADIYKKTKQLGTFFLLTASLAAVDIQSPEDAVNIAGKQRMYTQRMLKDYAMVGMGNTFGDPAKDLKKTIDEFADYLASLKGYAKNDTIKKSLDEVEALWKPLQKTLQEGPKIDKAETLQVDLEKLLKASDKTTKLFTRETGKNSGEIVNIAGRQRMLSQRMASLYMLKVWGVKDPKFKVKLDDALTLFKSSLEKLEKSPLNNEEINILLAKVKRSFVFFEMMNRSKSKFVPTLIYKKSNDILKNMNSVTQQYVKIESK comes from the coding sequence ATGGCTGATATATACAAAAAAACAAAACAGTTGGGAACCTTTTTTCTGTTGACCGCTTCGTTGGCGGCAGTGGATATTCAGAGTCCTGAGGATGCGGTAAATATTGCTGGTAAACAGCGAATGTATACACAGCGTATGTTGAAAGATTATGCTATGGTCGGAATGGGAAATACCTTTGGAGATCCGGCCAAGGATCTTAAAAAGACTATCGATGAATTTGCAGACTATTTGGCGTCATTGAAAGGGTATGCGAAAAATGATACAATTAAAAAAAGTCTTGATGAGGTTGAAGCCCTGTGGAAACCACTTCAAAAAACATTGCAGGAGGGCCCGAAAATAGATAAAGCGGAAACACTGCAGGTGGATCTGGAAAAACTTCTGAAGGCGTCGGACAAAACGACAAAGCTCTTTACTCGGGAAACGGGTAAAAACTCTGGTGAAATTGTCAATATAGCGGGGCGTCAGCGTATGCTTTCACAAAGGATGGCAAGTCTCTATATGTTGAAAGTCTGGGGTGTCAAAGATCCAAAATTCAAAGTGAAACTGGATGATGCATTGACACTTTTCAAAAGTTCGCTGGAAAAGTTGGAAAAATCCCCGTTGAACAATGAGGAGATTAATATTTTGCTGGCCAAGGTAAAGCGTTCATTTGTTTTCTTTGAAATGATGAATCGCTCAAAGTCAAAATTTGTTCCAACCCTGATCTATAAGAAGTCGAATGATATCTTGAAAAATATGAACAGTGTTACACAACAGTATGTCAAAATTGAATCAAAATAA
- a CDS encoding type IV pili methyl-accepting chemotaxis transducer N-terminal domain-containing protein, with protein MHKPLQHWIKTLLIMCFSIGFLHAIEIVNLSQAVDVAGKQRMYTQRMLKDYAMIGLQNNFGNPKEDLTKTMANFENHLDSLIAFNKEPKTEESLLKVKKMWGPIKRALNEPTSKEKAGKMQEDLEALLKQSNEAVGLFAKQTGKQSGEIINISGRQRMLSQRMASLYMLKVWGVDDPQFKKKMDASMKLFKDSLNRLMKSDMNTPEITVLLKKAERSFKFFEIMNKSKSKFIPALIYKKSNDILKDMNTATGLYAAQEGKLNG; from the coding sequence ATGCATAAACCTCTCCAACACTGGATAAAAACCCTTCTAATAATGTGTTTCTCAATCGGATTTTTGCATGCCATTGAGATTGTCAACCTATCCCAAGCTGTGGATGTCGCAGGAAAGCAGCGTATGTATACCCAGCGGATGCTGAAAGATTATGCAATGATCGGTCTGCAGAACAATTTCGGAAATCCAAAAGAAGACCTGACGAAGACGATGGCGAATTTTGAAAATCACCTCGACTCACTGATCGCATTCAACAAAGAGCCCAAAACAGAAGAGAGCCTCTTGAAAGTGAAGAAGATGTGGGGACCCATTAAAAGAGCACTGAATGAACCGACAAGCAAAGAGAAAGCCGGAAAGATGCAGGAAGATCTGGAAGCACTGTTGAAACAATCCAATGAGGCAGTTGGCCTCTTTGCCAAGCAGACAGGGAAGCAGTCTGGTGAGATTATCAATATCTCAGGGAGGCAGCGTATGCTCTCTCAGAGAATGGCGAGTCTGTACATGCTGAAAGTCTGGGGGGTGGATGACCCGCAGTTCAAGAAGAAGATGGATGCGTCTATGAAACTTTTCAAAGATTCCCTTAACCGCCTGATGAAATCCGATATGAACACTCCGGAGATAACGGTACTTTTGAAAAAAGCGGAAAGGTCTTTTAAGTTCTTTGAGATCATGAACAAGTCAAAGTCGAAGTTTATTCCGGCTTTGATCTATAAAAAGTCCAATGATATTCTCAAAGATATGAATACTGCGACGGGTCTTTATGCTGCCCAGGAAGGTAAATTAAATGGCTGA
- a CDS encoding prepilin peptidase, protein MTETVTMAFLVFIFGAMIGSFLNVVIYRIPKGESIVFPSSKCQSCQTQLKWWHNIPIFSWLFLRGKCYFCHEKISVQYPVVEFLTGLIFLMLYLKLGLVWYLPFVASSFAALLALVMIDFKYMAVPDNVNFTALIFALVQPNFLHSALYAAIAAGGLYLIGLLSSLLARRQAMGGADVIVAGTMGALLGFPNFFVAIFLSAILAMIPALIYRERGVPFVPFLAMATFIVYLYDTQSVQLLEKLIYG, encoded by the coding sequence ATGACAGAAACAGTAACAATGGCCTTTTTGGTCTTTATTTTTGGAGCAATGATCGGCTCTTTTCTGAATGTGGTCATTTACCGTATTCCCAAAGGTGAGAGCATCGTTTTTCCCTCTTCCAAATGCCAAAGCTGCCAGACACAGCTGAAATGGTGGCACAACATTCCCATCTTCTCCTGGCTTTTTCTAAGAGGAAAATGCTATTTCTGCCATGAGAAGATCTCCGTACAGTACCCTGTTGTTGAATTTCTTACGGGGCTCATCTTCCTGATGCTCTACCTGAAACTCGGACTGGTCTGGTATCTGCCTTTTGTCGCGAGTTCATTTGCAGCACTCCTCGCCCTGGTGATGATTGACTTCAAATATATGGCCGTGCCGGACAATGTGAATTTTACTGCACTGATCTTTGCCTTGGTACAGCCGAACTTTCTTCATTCCGCACTTTATGCAGCCATTGCCGCCGGCGGGCTCTATCTCATAGGTCTGCTTTCCTCTCTGCTTGCACGAAGACAGGCGATGGGCGGAGCAGATGTTATTGTTGCAGGTACGATGGGGGCTTTGCTTGGTTTCCCCAACTTCTTCGTCGCCATCTTTCTCTCCGCCATACTGGCAATGATCCCGGCACTGATCTACCGTGAAAGAGGTGTACCTTTTGTTCCTTTTTTAGCAATGGCCACCTTTATTGTTTACCTTTACGATACGCAGTCCGTCCAACTGCTGGAGAAACTCATTTATGGTTAA
- a CDS encoding ATP-binding protein: MNLLNNKNIFSFLIVLILAGLGGVSYQTYFSYNDYRKAEESKKEVRFVELLSQTIDALAKERLDSASYMGSGGTAADSELKASREAVDHTVGSLEMYVRQNANLRLHSKRIAMVKKKLSEVRNKIDTMGSDYKDIFYTLYHQEIFQPLIGAIRVITAGEQDPAMKAYLSSYADYLKANGNVLLEDSGILYVINGRYPMKDEDLQTWDQLLLHDALPSLKQITDYNLKKSLVSIVSADAYGKIGNPERIKVLYDAETGEYQITPKEWMKQSRKKTDYLIRAQHILLGTVQVKAADRSIESENSLMQYGAGTLFALFVLLVMLIVNYNINRDKQLFDDTLRDIEAVLNKEQQKELQKLIDRHDINNIYRFLVNTIQEANEAKDLFLANMSHEIRTPLNGIVGFTQLLKSTNPTPDQEEFITVIENSSDNLLAIVNDILDLSKIKADKIELESIPFNAIEKFESAIESYGARAAEKDIELGVFIDPGLPTPLIGDPTKISQIIVNLISNAIKFTSTHGSIDVRIEKMNETEENVTMKFSVRDTGIGITEEQKDKIFDPFSQADVSTSRKYGGTGLGLAISVKLTAFMGGELDIESEEGEGSVFFFSLTLQKGESASVLPRPVMNGFTVATVLPDKNTESILARNLQEYVGATDAKFMIYDEDEILQEKTDALPDLLFLDHSYFQREDELEKYLDLYIRTILFTTSDKKHQIESLMDKIDKVVYKPVNLTKTYKALEVVYSEINTVDVSRHEEENEKRFFKGLNILVAEDNVINQKLILNVLNKLGLQVTLANNGEEALHLRQKNNYDMIFMDVQMPVMGGIDATKEILTYEEKNRKHHIPIVALTANALQGDKEKYIKAGMDDYLSKPLVLEHLTQLLEKYFENKMINNKEEIAEEEVKSSMVQTQVPTEEDLSPNDEIPETEASSEKEEEMETPVEAITIEADILLHHEEPLSSKVYATMLRNLGYTVDVADSTIDFMDKVENNYYHFVLFDADSFMQIHCLIADIVHDAGARPFLFVSEKEIGNICCETLSMEPDVEEIKKKLEASV, translated from the coding sequence ATGAATCTGTTAAACAATAAAAATATTTTTTCCTTTCTGATTGTACTGATTCTTGCCGGTTTAGGAGGAGTATCCTACCAGACATATTTTTCGTATAATGATTACAGGAAGGCCGAAGAGAGTAAAAAAGAAGTCCGTTTTGTTGAACTGCTCAGCCAGACAATAGATGCCCTTGCCAAAGAGCGCTTGGACAGTGCAAGCTATATGGGAAGTGGCGGTACTGCTGCTGACAGTGAATTGAAGGCAAGCCGTGAAGCTGTAGACCATACCGTTGGTTCTTTGGAAATGTATGTCAGACAGAATGCAAACCTGAGACTGCATAGCAAAAGAATTGCTATGGTTAAAAAGAAACTTTCGGAGGTCAGAAACAAGATCGATACGATGGGGTCCGACTATAAAGATATTTTTTATACCCTTTATCATCAGGAGATATTTCAGCCTCTTATTGGAGCGATAAGAGTGATTACAGCAGGGGAACAAGATCCTGCTATGAAAGCGTATCTTTCAAGCTATGCTGATTATTTGAAAGCCAATGGAAATGTTCTGCTGGAAGACAGTGGAATACTCTATGTGATCAATGGAAGATACCCTATGAAAGATGAAGATCTTCAAACCTGGGATCAGTTGCTTTTGCATGATGCTTTGCCCTCTTTGAAACAGATTACGGATTATAACCTGAAGAAAAGTCTTGTATCGATTGTTTCGGCAGACGCCTATGGGAAAATAGGGAATCCTGAACGTATTAAAGTACTTTACGATGCTGAGACAGGAGAGTATCAGATAACGCCAAAAGAGTGGATGAAGCAGAGCAGGAAGAAAACAGACTATCTGATACGGGCACAGCATATCCTGTTGGGGACGGTACAGGTTAAGGCGGCAGATCGCAGCATAGAAAGCGAAAACAGTTTAATGCAGTATGGAGCAGGTACACTTTTTGCACTTTTTGTACTTTTGGTTATGCTGATAGTCAATTACAACATCAATAGAGACAAACAGCTCTTCGATGATACTTTGAGAGATATAGAAGCTGTTCTTAACAAAGAGCAGCAAAAAGAATTGCAGAAACTTATCGACAGACATGATATCAATAATATTTATCGATTCCTCGTCAATACCATACAAGAAGCCAATGAGGCAAAAGACCTCTTCCTTGCAAATATGTCTCATGAAATTCGTACACCTCTGAATGGAATCGTTGGCTTTACCCAGTTGTTGAAATCTACAAATCCTACTCCTGATCAGGAAGAGTTCATTACCGTCATAGAGAACAGTTCCGACAACCTGCTTGCGATCGTGAATGATATTCTGGATCTCTCGAAAATCAAAGCAGACAAGATTGAGCTTGAAAGCATTCCTTTCAATGCAATAGAGAAGTTTGAATCCGCTATTGAGTCTTACGGGGCAAGGGCGGCGGAAAAAGATATTGAACTTGGGGTATTTATAGATCCGGGTCTTCCTACACCATTGATCGGTGATCCGACTAAAATTTCTCAAATCATTGTCAATCTAATCAGTAACGCGATTAAGTTCACAAGTACGCATGGAAGCATTGATGTTCGTATAGAGAAGATGAATGAAACGGAAGAAAACGTTACTATGAAATTCTCTGTAAGAGATACAGGAATTGGTATTACTGAAGAACAGAAAGACAAAATCTTCGATCCCTTCTCCCAGGCAGATGTCAGTACCAGCAGAAAATACGGCGGTACGGGTCTGGGGTTGGCTATTTCCGTAAAACTGACTGCCTTTATGGGCGGTGAACTGGATATTGAAAGTGAAGAAGGTGAAGGATCGGTGTTCTTCTTCTCTCTGACCTTGCAAAAAGGTGAATCCGCTTCTGTACTGCCAAGACCTGTCATGAACGGATTTACTGTAGCAACGGTACTTCCGGATAAAAATACAGAGAGTATTCTTGCACGCAATCTCCAAGAGTATGTGGGTGCTACAGATGCAAAATTTATGATCTATGACGAGGATGAAATTTTGCAGGAAAAAACGGATGCTCTGCCTGATCTGCTCTTTCTAGACCATAGCTATTTCCAGCGGGAAGATGAACTGGAAAAATATCTTGATTTGTATATAAGAACGATACTTTTCACAACAAGCGATAAAAAACATCAAATTGAATCCCTAATGGATAAGATTGACAAAGTTGTCTATAAACCGGTCAATCTCACCAAAACATACAAAGCACTTGAAGTTGTTTACAGCGAAATAAATACTGTGGATGTATCACGGCATGAGGAAGAGAACGAAAAGAGATTCTTCAAAGGCCTTAACATACTGGTAGCAGAAGACAATGTTATCAATCAAAAACTTATTTTGAATGTTCTGAACAAACTGGGTTTACAAGTTACGCTTGCCAATAATGGTGAAGAGGCACTGCATTTACGCCAGAAAAATAACTATGATATGATCTTTATGGATGTACAGATGCCTGTGATGGGAGGGATCGATGCGACAAAAGAGATCCTGACCTATGAAGAAAAAAACCGCAAGCATCATATTCCTATCGTAGCATTGACTGCCAATGCATTGCAGGGAGATAAAGAGAAGTATATCAAGGCAGGTATGGATGATTACTTGTCCAAACCACTTGTACTAGAACATCTAACACAGTTGTTAGAGAAGTATTTTGAAAATAAAATGATAAACAATAAAGAAGAGATAGCTGAGGAGGAAGTAAAGTCATCTATGGTACAAACGCAAGTGCCTACAGAAGAAGATTTGAGTCCAAATGACGAAATACCTGAAACTGAAGCCTCTTCTGAAAAGGAAGAAGAAATGGAGACACCTGTTGAAGCAATAACCATTGAAGCAGATATTCTTCTACATCATGAAGAGCCTTTGTCATCAAAAGTATATGCAACAATGTTGCGAAATTTGGGATATACCGTAGATGTTGCAGACTCTACCATAGATTTTATGGATAAAGTGGAGAACAACTATTACCACTTTGTACTGTTTGATGCCGATTCATTTATGCAGATACACTGTCTGATAGCCGATATCGTGCATGATGCAGGTGCAAGACCCTTCCTTTTTGTTTCAGAGAAAGAGATCGGTAATATTTGCTGTGAAACTTTAAGTATGGAGCCTGATGTCGAGGAGATAAAGAAAAAGTTGGAAGCCTCAGTATAA
- the uppS gene encoding polyprenyl diphosphate synthase, translated as MPKTTLKNLAIIMDGNGRWAQQRGLNRTKGHEQGAEIIRDVTVYCAKHPSIETVTFYAFSTENWKRPKLEVEFLMKLLDRYLQKELDTYQNNNVCFEAIGNIGAFSDKLQKRIKITEEATRNNTDLTHILALNYGGRAEITAAVNKLITEGKKEVTEADISSALQTPYSDIDLLIRTSGEERISNYLLWQISYAELYFTETLWPDFTTQELDEIVTDFEQRTRRFGGLA; from the coding sequence ATGCCTAAAACGACATTGAAAAACCTGGCGATCATTATGGATGGCAACGGAAGATGGGCACAGCAGCGCGGGCTCAACCGTACCAAAGGCCATGAACAAGGTGCCGAGATCATCCGCGATGTTACCGTTTACTGTGCCAAGCACCCAAGCATTGAGACGGTAACCTTCTACGCTTTCAGTACCGAAAACTGGAAACGCCCCAAGCTCGAAGTGGAATTCCTGATGAAACTGCTTGATCGATATTTACAAAAAGAGCTTGATACCTACCAGAACAACAATGTATGCTTTGAGGCTATTGGAAATATCGGAGCCTTTTCGGACAAGCTTCAAAAGCGTATCAAAATAACAGAAGAAGCAACCCGTAACAATACCGATCTTACACATATTCTTGCTCTCAACTATGGAGGAAGAGCAGAGATAACAGCTGCCGTGAACAAGCTGATCACCGAGGGGAAAAAGGAGGTGACCGAAGCTGATATCTCTTCCGCACTGCAAACCCCCTACAGTGACATTGACCTGCTCATCAGAACCAGCGGAGAGGAGCGGATCTCGAACTATCTTCTCTGGCAGATAAGCTATGCCGAGCTCTACTTCACAGAAACTCTCTGGCCAGATTTTACCACACAGGAACTCGATGAGATCGTCACCGATTTCGAGCAGCGCACCAGACGATTTGGAGGTTTGGCATGA
- a CDS encoding c-type cytochrome, translated as MKKKILLVLLSNLLLNAETISEVYLKNGCHGCHGLFGEGIGASPRLQGRREEVLLKRLKDLQNGKTRTAFGNVMISFAKNLDRNQTAKMAKYLSTLKRTEQDEVYELDYDDNAGDGSS; from the coding sequence ATGAAGAAAAAGATATTACTTGTACTTTTGTCGAACCTGCTGTTAAATGCAGAGACGATCTCGGAAGTCTATTTGAAGAACGGATGTCATGGATGTCACGGGCTTTTTGGGGAAGGTATCGGTGCATCACCTAGATTGCAGGGACGAAGAGAAGAGGTACTGCTCAAAAGGCTTAAAGACCTGCAAAACGGCAAAACACGGACGGCATTTGGAAATGTCATGATCTCATTTGCAAAAAACCTGGATAGAAACCAGACCGCCAAGATGGCGAAGTACCTCTCTACCCTTAAAAGAACGGAACAAGACGAAGTATACGAATTGGATTATGATGACAATGCAGGAGACGGGAGCTCCTGA
- the truA gene encoding tRNA pseudouridine(38-40) synthase TruA: protein MRVKAVIAYDGSAFQGFQKQTRTNRTVTTTIENALADLQIISPLTGSGRTDAGVHASGQVIHFDLPEFWSDLNRLKNSLNKKLSTIRFKHISAAPDDFHARFSAKKRIYRYIFKENELSVFERKYVAHYSSFDPDILKRALLMFVGEHDFIYFHKTGSDIHTTVRKIYDANYRQEGKYHFLYFTANGFLRSQVRMMVESAMLCAQNELTLEQLQKQINAEKRYHSRLSPPEGLYLARILY, encoded by the coding sequence ATGAGAGTAAAAGCTGTGATCGCTTATGACGGAAGTGCCTTTCAGGGATTTCAGAAGCAAACCCGTACAAACAGGACCGTAACCACTACCATAGAAAATGCTCTCGCAGATCTTCAGATTATCTCACCCCTTACAGGTAGCGGACGTACTGATGCAGGTGTGCATGCAAGCGGACAGGTTATCCATTTTGACCTACCTGAATTCTGGTCTGACCTAAACAGATTAAAGAACAGCCTCAACAAAAAACTCTCAACGATACGCTTCAAACATATCTCTGCTGCTCCTGATGATTTTCATGCACGATTCTCTGCCAAAAAACGTATCTACCGATATATATTCAAAGAGAATGAGCTCTCTGTATTCGAGAGAAAATATGTTGCACATTACAGCAGTTTTGATCCGGATATCCTCAAAAGAGCACTGTTGATGTTCGTAGGTGAACATGACTTTATCTATTTCCACAAAACAGGTTCCGACATACATACCACGGTCAGAAAGATTTATGATGCGAATTACAGACAAGAGGGAAAATATCACTTCCTCTATTTCACTGCAAACGGATTTTTGCGTTCACAGGTAAGAATGATGGTAGAGTCGGCAATGCTCTGTGCGCAGAATGAACTTACACTTGAGCAGTTGCAAAAGCAGATAAATGCGGAAAAACGGTATCACTCCAGACTTTCCCCTCCCGAAGGACTATATCTGGCAAGAATCTTATACTGA